A window from Culex pipiens pallens isolate TS chromosome 3, TS_CPP_V2, whole genome shotgun sequence encodes these proteins:
- the LOC128093269 gene encoding uncharacterized protein LOC128093269, producing MSNTNPIHSVQNTLELFADPVHFPITIGNDNFILTQQDQRNILDRRTWYLTHIPNQLQPPPQNDLPQLLQQLVTILGQLQPGDGAQPSDPFWFHYEKQTSTEDLAYHLRRIGLPMEPTTLVKHVHFVVDRTSRDKGTGMVDVATLSPDENRMVCESDEGNAETSKGSREAVGGALDRIRRAKEAGSEFW from the exons ATGTCCAACACCAATCCGATTCATTCAGTTCAGAACACTTTAGAACTATTTGCCGATCCCGTTCACT TCCCCATCACGATCGGCAACGACAACTTCATCCTCACCCAGCAGGACCAGCGGAACATCCTGGATCGGCGAACCTGGTACCTAACCCACATCCCGAACCAACTTCAACCCCCACCCCAGAACGACCTCCCCCAGCTGCTCCAACAACTCGTTACCATCCTGGGTCAACTCCAACCGGGAGACGGTGCCCAACCTTCGGACCCATTCTGGTTCCACTACGAAAAGCAAACCTCAACCGAAGATTTGGCCTATCATTTGCGCCGGATTGGCCTGCCGATGGAACCGACTACCCTGGTGAAGCACGTCCACTTTGTGGTGGATCGGACCTCCCGCGACAAGGGGACCGGCATGGTGGATGTTGCGACGTTGAGTCCGGACGAAAACCGGATGGTTTGTGAGTCGGACGAGGGAAATGCGGAAACTTCTAAAGGGAGTCGTGAAGCGGTTGGTGGTGCCCTGGATCGGATTAGGAGGGCGAAGGAAGCTGGTAGCGAGTTTTGGTGA